A window of Methylocaldum szegediense genomic DNA:
GAGGCGCGCGACCTCTTTCTTGTTTTCGAAGGAGTCGGTACCGGCCAAATAGTTGTTCAGCGTACGTTCGGGCGCTTGAATACTGACCTGAATATGGTCCAGTCCGGCGTCCTTCAGTTCGGCGATCTTGTCTTCGTCGAGCTTGTAACCGGAGGTAATCAGATTGACGTAATAACCCAGCTTACGGGCATGGCCAACCAGTATTGGCAAGTCCTGTCGCACCAGAGGTTCGCCGCCCGACAGGCCGAGTTGCACGGCCCCCATTTCGCGGGCTTCCGAAAACACTCTCAACCAGTCCTCGGTATCGAGTTCGTCCTTATGTCTCGCGAAGTCGACAGGATTGGAGCAATAAGGGCACTGCAGCGGGCAGGCATAAGTGAGCTCGGCCAGCAGCCAACGTGGACTACTGACGGGGAATTTGTCTGATCCAGCCATTATCTAAGGCAGATTGCAGGAGTTCGGAAATATCGTCCCTTAGACCGCTCGTTTCGAATTTGGCTTCTAGCTCGGAGACGATGGTGTCCAAATCTCGCGTGCCGTCGCATAACTTGAGGATTTCAGCAGCAGACAGGTTCAATTCAACCAGTCCTTCAGGATAAAGAATCACGTACCGCTGTTGGGCTTCCTCCCATTGCAGTCGATGTAAGGGCGAGAAGGCAAAAAAACTTTTCGAGTCTAGGGCCATGATTTCAAGGCTTGATGTTGAAATAGGGCGGCTTGTTTTCGATGTAGGCCAAATACATCGCGTCGAGCATAGTCCATAGGATGTCCAGCTTGAACTGCAGGATTTCCAGGGCGCGTTCCTGTTGCTCACGCGTCTTGAAGTAGTCCAGCGTTATGGCTAGGCCGTGTTCCACGTCACGGCTGGCTTGGTTCACCCGTTTCCTGAAATAGGCGAGGCCCTCCTGGTCGATCCACGGATACAAGTCCGGCCAGCCGGATAGGCGCTGCTTGTGAATCGTCGGCGCGAATAACTCGGTCAGCGATGAGCACGCCGCTTCCTGCCAGGTCGCCTGCCGCGCGAAATTGACGTAAGCGTCCACGGCGAAGCGCACTCCGGGCAGCACACGCTTTAACGACCACAGTTCCTCACGGGGAATCCCGACGGCGATGCCGAGTCGTGTCCAGGCTTCGATACCGCCGGCGTCCTCGCCCCAGCCGTCATGGTCGTGTATGCGCTGTATCCATTGGCGGCGCGTTTCGCGATCAGGGCAATTCGCCAGAATGGCCGCGTCTTTGACCGGAATCTTGATTTGATAGTAGAAGCGGTTGGCAACCCATCCCTGAATTTGCTCCTTGTTGAGCTTACCCTCGGCCATGAGCACATGGTACGGGTGATGGATGTGGTAATACGCTTCTTTCGCACGCAATTTGGCTTCGAATTCTTCTCGGGTCCAGGGTGTCGAATCGCTCATGGTGTCTCTCACAGGTCGATTTCCATGCCATCGTAGGCGACTTCGATGCCCACGTCGGTAAGGGTTTTTCGCTCGGGCGAATCTTCGTCCAGGATCGGGTTGGTGTTATTGATATGAATCAAAATCTTGCGTGCTTTGGGCACATTTTTGAGCACTTCGATCATGCCATCCGAACCCGACTGGGGTAAGTGTCCCATGTCGCGGGCGCGTTTGTCGCAGATACCGGCGCGACTCATTTCGTCTTCTTGCCAGAACGTTCCGTCGACCAGCACGCAGTCAGCCTGCTGCATGGCAGCGAGAACGTGAGGCTCTATCTCTCCGAGTCCAGGCGCATAATAAAGTTTCCTGCCCGAAGAAATTTGTTCGACGACGACACCGATATTGTCCCCTGCGTGCGGATCGTGGCGATGAGGCGAATAAGGCGGCGCTTTGCTTTTTAGCGAATGGGTGTAGAACCTCAGATCGTCAATCCCGGAGATCGTGAAACCGCTGCCGTCCAAAGGTGTGCTGTGGTGGTTGACCCCGCAATAGTGTTCCAGCATCTTGAACAACGGGAATCCCGTTGACAGATCCTGTTTTACCATCTCGCTACAGTAAATCTCCAAGGGCCGGGTGGACTCGCGCAGTGTCAGCAGCCCGGTGGTGTGATCGATCTGGCTGTCGATCAAAAGAATGGCTTTGATGCCGCTGTCACGGATACCGTGCTTGGGATGGGCGGCCGTGAAGGCTTCGAGTTGGGTGCGGATGTCCGGCGAAGCATTGAACAGCACCCAGTTCTCGTTATCGCTACTGACTGCGATCGACGACTGAGTGCGCGATCGAGCGTTGATTTGACCGCGTCTCAGCCCGGAACAATTGCGACAGTTACAGTTCCACTGCGGGAAACCGCCGCCAGCGCCGGAACCCAACACTCGGACTTTCATTTCGATCCTTGTGAGGTAAGAGGCTGCTTGGAATGAGCCTTTCAAATGAAAAACGGGGCTCTACATTGCTGCGGAGCCCCGTTCAGGGATAAACAACCGGCGGATTAGCGGTTGTAAATGTACATCGTAACCTCGAAGCCGAAGCGAAGGTCTTTGTAGCTCGGTTTTTCCCATCTCATTTCGGATAACCTCCAAAATCTGATTTTGTGTATCGTTAAAAGATCGCTATCTAAAGCTCGCGCAAAGTATACGTATCCAATTTTGGGAAAGCAACGGGAGATATTCCTGTTCGACAAAGGGAAATCGGTACTTCCTGTCAGGAACGTTTAGGCTGGTTCTCCGCAGGTCGGGCATTTCGGATTTCTTTTCAGGATCATTTGATGCCATTCCATGCGTAGTGCGTCGAACAACAACAATCTTCCGCGCAGCGTCTCGCCGACGCCGGTGAGAACTTTTATCGCCTCTAGTGCCTGAAGGCTGCCGATGATACCAGGAAGCGGGGCGAGAATGCCGCTTTGTGCGCAGCTTTCCGCGAGTTCGCCGTGATTGGCGTAAAGGCAGTTGTAACAGGGACTGTTCTCAATGCCCGGCGTAAACACCGCGAGCTGGCCTTCAAAGCGGATCACCGCTCCTGATATCAGCGGGGTTCGGTTTTTTACGCAGGCAGTGTTGACGGCGAAACGCGTCACGAAATTATCGGAACAGTCCAGCACGACATCGGCCTGTGCCACTGCTTCCTCTAATTGCGAGCCATCCAGACGGTCGGTGATTTCGGTGACTCGCACGTCAGGATTGAGCCGTTCGAGGGTTTTGCGCGCCGATGCCGTTTTCGCTTCGCCGACGTTTTCTGTGCTGTGCGCGATTTGTCGCTGAAGATTGGAGAGGTCCACGACGTCGTAATCGTTCAGCACGAGGTTGCCGACACCAGCCGCGGCCAGATACATGGCGGCGGGTGAGCCGAGACCGCCGAGCCCGATGATGAGGGCGCGAGAGTTCAGGAGTTTTTCTTGACCCTCGACATCGAACTGAGGCAATAGAATCTGTCGGCTGTAACGTAAAAGCTGATGATCGTCCATCACTCGTCGCTGGAAACTCTAAGAGAAAAAGGGTAGGCCAGTTTATCGATAAAACGTGCTCGCTGCATGCAACCAGAAAAGGTATTGGCTCCCTAGTTGAGTCTCGGCTTGGGCGCTATTGTCGAGTGAATTAACTTCGCTGCATCCACCCCGACAAAAAGGTTTCGATGAGCGTAGTCAAAAGAGGTTCGGCGTCGGAAAGACCGGCGATGCCGAGTTTGTCGGTAAGCGCCAGGGTACAGATGCCGTGTACGCCTCCCCAGAGTGCTCGGGCGGCCAAGGCAACCTCGCCCGGTTTTCGGCTAGGGGCGAGCTGTACAAGCAGCCGCTCAACCCGATCGAACAAGACGGGGATGCGGTTTCGATACCACTCGGGTGAGGCGTTTGCGGCGGGTGAGCCGCGTCCGAAAATGAGCTCCCAACGCCCGAGATTCGATGTGGCAAACCGGAAATATGCAAGGCCCAATTCCACCAAGGCAGCCTTAGGGGTGTTGCTTCGGGCGGCGGCCCGGTCGAGTTCGGCGGCCAGTTCGGATAAGGTTCGAGCATTTACCTGGAAGATCAGATCGTCGAGGTTCGCGAAAACCAGATAGAGGCTGCCGACGGTATAGCCGATTTCGTTCGCGATCTTACGGGTGCTGAGGGCCGCCGCGCCTTCCCGTTCGACAATGGTTTTCGTGGCGTTCAAAGCCATCTCGCGAATCTCATCGCGGCTATGGTCACTTCGTCTGGCCATGCGCAAGATCGTTGGTCATTCCAGGGAATTTCACCGGGCTGCGCCGGTCTTTAAATAAGAACCTTCGAATCAAACCCATTTTAAGGCGAGGTAAAAAAGTTGATACTCGTCATCGCGGGCGTTCGAGGTGTCGGCTAATCTTAGCATCATTCAATGTCCCGTCCGGCGTTCAGAATACCGAGTGCCCTGGGCCTAAAGGTCGGCCACGTTTAATCAACCGAAGCGGGTTTCTCGAGCCGATATGTACTATCATTGGCGAACCTTGAGCCCGTCGTTTTCAGCAGGATTCATCATGTTCCGGATCATTGCCCTCTGTCTTTTGCTTAGCACGGTATCCGTCCAGGCGCAGGAAGAACTTGCGCCGGTTCCGGAACCGCCGGATATCCCGCCGCAGGTCGAGAGC
This region includes:
- the pqqD gene encoding pyrroloquinoline quinone biosynthesis peptide chaperone PqqD encodes the protein MALDSKSFFAFSPLHRLQWEEAQQRYVILYPEGLVELNLSAAEILKLCDGTRDLDTIVSELEAKFETSGLRDDISELLQSALDNGWIRQIPRQ
- the pqqC gene encoding pyrroloquinoline-quinone synthase PqqC, translating into MSDSTPWTREEFEAKLRAKEAYYHIHHPYHVLMAEGKLNKEQIQGWVANRFYYQIKIPVKDAAILANCPDRETRRQWIQRIHDHDGWGEDAGGIEAWTRLGIAVGIPREELWSLKRVLPGVRFAVDAYVNFARQATWQEAACSSLTELFAPTIHKQRLSGWPDLYPWIDQEGLAYFRKRVNQASRDVEHGLAITLDYFKTREQQERALEILQFKLDILWTMLDAMYLAYIENKPPYFNIKP
- the pqqB gene encoding pyrroloquinoline quinone biosynthesis protein PqqB, yielding MKVRVLGSGAGGGFPQWNCNCRNCSGLRRGQINARSRTQSSIAVSSDNENWVLFNASPDIRTQLEAFTAAHPKHGIRDSGIKAILLIDSQIDHTTGLLTLRESTRPLEIYCSEMVKQDLSTGFPLFKMLEHYCGVNHHSTPLDGSGFTISGIDDLRFYTHSLKSKAPPYSPHRHDPHAGDNIGVVVEQISSGRKLYYAPGLGEIEPHVLAAMQQADCVLVDGTFWQEDEMSRAGICDKRARDMGHLPQSGSDGMIEVLKNVPKARKILIHINNTNPILDEDSPERKTLTDVGIEVAYDGMEIDL
- the pqqA gene encoding pyrroloquinoline quinone precursor peptide PqqA gives rise to the protein MRWEKPSYKDLRFGFEVTMYIYNR
- a CDS encoding HesA/MoeB/ThiF family protein — its product is MDDHQLLRYSRQILLPQFDVEGQEKLLNSRALIIGLGGLGSPAAMYLAAAGVGNLVLNDYDVVDLSNLQRQIAHSTENVGEAKTASARKTLERLNPDVRVTEITDRLDGSQLEEAVAQADVVLDCSDNFVTRFAVNTACVKNRTPLISGAVIRFEGQLAVFTPGIENSPCYNCLYANHGELAESCAQSGILAPLPGIIGSLQALEAIKVLTGVGETLRGRLLLFDALRMEWHQMILKRNPKCPTCGEPA
- a CDS encoding TetR/AcrR family transcriptional regulator, coding for MARRSDHSRDEIREMALNATKTIVEREGAAALSTRKIANEIGYTVGSLYLVFANLDDLIFQVNARTLSELAAELDRAAARSNTPKAALVELGLAYFRFATSNLGRWELIFGRGSPAANASPEWYRNRIPVLFDRVERLLVQLAPSRKPGEVALAARALWGGVHGICTLALTDKLGIAGLSDAEPLLTTLIETFLSGWMQRS